One part of the Rutidosis leptorrhynchoides isolate AG116_Rl617_1_P2 chromosome 1, CSIRO_AGI_Rlap_v1, whole genome shotgun sequence genome encodes these proteins:
- the LOC139864373 gene encoding V-type proton ATPase subunit c''1-like gives MSGAIVIGASGSWARALVKISPYTFSAIGIAVAIGVSVLGAAWGIYITGSSLIGAAIKAPRITSKNLISVIFCEAVAIYGVIVAIILQTKLESVPASQIYEPESLRAGYAIFASGIIVGFANLVCGLCVGIIGSSCALSDAQNSSLFVKILVIEIFGSALGLFGVIVGIIMSAQATWPSKV, from the exons ATGTCAGGCGCTATCGTAATCGGAGCATCCGGATCATGGGCAAGAGCATTGGTTAAGATCTCACCTTACACCTTCTCCGCTATCGGTATCGCCGTCGCTATCGGCGTTTCCGTCTTAGGTGCCGCCTG GGGAATTTATATAACAGGAAGTAGTTTGATCGGTGCGGCAATTAAAGCTCCACGTATTACATCCAAGAATCTCATTAG TGTCATCTTCTGTGAAGCCGTTGCTATATATGGTGTTATCGTGGCCATTATTTTACAAACAAAATTGGAGAGCGTTCCAGCTTCACAGATATATGAACCCGAGTCTCTAAGAGCAGGATATGCAATATTTGCCTCTGGAATCATTGTTGGATTTGCAAATCTTGTATGCGG GTTATGCGTGGGGATCATTGGAAGTAGCTGTGCATTATCTGATGCTCAAAACTCTTCACTCTTTGTTAAAATTCTTGTAATTGAAATCTTCGGTAGCGCATTGGGGTTGTTTGGTGTTATAGTCGGAATCATAATGTCAGCTCAAGCCACCTGGCCTTCAAAAGTATAA